The Betta splendens chromosome 7, fBetSpl5.4, whole genome shotgun sequence genome includes a window with the following:
- the myt1b gene encoding myelin transcription factor 1 isoform X2, with translation MHVDVYADRGRFVVVEYYAIVQLMPACGCDAWWRNRSTWEISATPHLCSPQSASNELQPTKSRPVGMNRRILHLKVNGSSIAVLRGCDCEQAMKDCEFPEKENEFRGELVNQRWTRGERTSSRCQASQRLQSRRPIMMSVEGEDKRTRTRSKGIRVPIELVGQELSCPTPGCNGSGHISGRYSRHRSVLGCPIARKRRLEEAEAEQEAERPLSKRKSHPLKLALDEGFSTESDASSEADGEGERDGEKAGETKEQEKEETEGAEDASVEATEDLTQNGHTNGQEVETHSQQEAEEEEDTYQKKENAFAAHEEEECVIVEPEPGAAPPAPEECQSPFQSAEDVANSLLHLGRVSDNNATTVAIQQSVAMETGEDVTVAAEGGEEVKDEQEGDVNVGEEEEEEEEEEEEAVHRVQGPAESSALHKDVSEEEEEEEGERKDTDKHMSQVNHQYVIKDDHHDQIKDEEEEAEEEEEEEEMVALAQQRQDTSVAEEEDDENDGKDRVGSASDVPSAVRTITSTAAAQGTHIKTEDHRASPLEDYNSHRASPLDKCDSQKPSPLQNYKTSPPLSYSSRRASPLHDYFPIARSESYKIHRALSLASSEIIEVRSDRSEERDFDDLDGDDERDDEDSLSQRSTVTDESEMFDMTRGNLGLLEQAIALKAEQVKPAGPRELLHGPDIHHQRYFTMEDRPKHLDVLRKSYFGKESSRPEKRESKCPTPGCDGTGHVTGLYPHHRSLSGCPHKDRIPPEILAMHENVLKCPTPGCTGQGHVNSNRNTHRSLSGCPIAAAEKLSKGHDKPHVPQPGGELLKGSPNDRVLRPMCFVKQLEVPPYGSYRPNMAPATPRANLAKELEKYSKVSFDYASFDAQVFGKRMLAPKMPTSETSPKAFKTKPSFPKSSSPSLSLHGYGKSSALAYDYSHDAEAAHMAATAILNLSTRCWEKPENLSTKPQNKETDIEVDENGTLDLSMKKPIKREGSLSGASPGVRSPDPSSSSSSSSLHHGGNSGMTSPNLQTYKQEEWEGPLDYTKPSRQREEDMEEVEHTAQSFVSSDAEDCDMMQDCLEDRKYPGEVTTPNFKVKFQPKDSKKELLSVSLSLPRCPTPGCDGSGHITGNYASHRSLSGCPLADKSLRSLMAAHTPELKCPTPGCDGSGHITGNYASHRSLSGCPRAKKSGIKTPTKDNQEDSELLKCPVPGCDSLGHISGKYATHRSAYGCPLAARRQKEGLLNGTPFNWKAFKTEGPTCPTPGCDGSGHANGSFLTHRSLSGCPRALHAKKKAKFPSEDYLGTKFRAGDVLDSDEDIKQLNKEINDLNESNNEMEADMVNLQTQISSMEKNLKSIEHENKMIEEQNEALFMELSGLSRALIRSLANIRLPHMEPITEQNFDSYVSTLTDMYTNKDCFQSPENKALLESINKAVKGIKV, from the exons AAAATGAGTTCCGGGGCGAGCTGGTGAACCAGCGGTGGACACGAGGTGAGAGGACCAGCAGCCGCTGTCAGGCCTCCCAGAGACTGCAGAGCCGTCGACCAATCATG ATGAGTGTAGAGGGCGAAGACAAGCGGACTCGCACGCGGTCCAAGGGAATCAGAG TTCCTATTGAGCTCGTAGGACAAGAGCTGAG CTGCCCCACCCCTGGATGCAATGGCTCTGGCCATATCAGTGGGAGATACTCACGACACAGAAG CGTTCTGGGTTGCCCCATAGCCAGAAAGCGCCgtctggaggaggcggaggccgaGCAGGAAGCGGAGCGGCCGCTCTCCAAGAGGAAGTCCCATCCGCTGAAGCTGGCCTTGGACGAGGGCTTCAGCACCGAGAGCGACGCCAGCAGCGAGGCCGACggcgagggggagagagacggagagaaagcaggagagaccaaggagcaggagaaggaggagacggagggcgCCGAGGACGCCAGCGTGGAGGCGACAGAGGACCTGACGCAGAACGGACACACGAacggacaggaagtggagacacacagtcaacaggaggctgaggaggaggaggacacataTCAGAAAAAGGAGAACGCCTTCGCCGCTCATGAAG AGGAGGAATGTGTGATCGTGGAGCCGGAGCCCGGAGCAGCGCCACCTGCGCCCGAGGAGTGTCAGTCTCCCTTTCAGAGCGCCGAAGACGTGGCcaactctctcctccacctcggcCGGGTCTCTGACAACAATGCTACAACTGTGGCCATCCAGCAGTCTGTTGCTATGGAGACTGGGGAGGATGTCACTGTGGCAGCCGAAGGGGGTGAAGAAGTAAAGGACGAGCAGGAGGGGGACGTGAATgtgggggaagaggaggaggaggaggaggaggaggaggaggaggcagttcACAGAGTTCAAGGACCGGCGGAGTCATCTGCTCTGCATAAGGATGTgtctgaagaggaagaggaagaggaaggggagcgcaaagacacagacaagcaCATGAGCCAGGTGAACCACCAGTATGTGATCAAAGACGACCACCATGATCAGAtcaaagatgaagaggaggaggcggaggaggaggaggaggaggaggaaatggtaGCGCTAGCACAGCAGAGGCAGGACACTTCAGTAGcggaagaggaggatgacgaaAACGATGGGAAAGACCGCGTTGGGTCGGCTTCTGATGTGCCAAGTGCCGTCCGCACCATCACCAGCACCGCAGCAGCTCAGGGAACACACATCAAGACCGAAGACCACAGGGCCAGTCCTCTGGAGGACTACAACTCACACAGGGCAAGTCCCCTTGACAAGTGTGACTCTCAGAAGCCCAGTCCACTGCAGAACTACAAGACCAGCCCTCCTTTAAGCTACAGCTCCCGCCGGGCCAGTCCGCTCCACGACTACTTCCCCATCGCCAGGAGCGAGAGCTATAAGATCCACAGAGCCTTGTCCCTGGCCTCGTCCGAGATCATCGAGGTCCGGTCGGACAGGTCGGAGGAGCGAGACTTCGACGACCTGGACGGGGACGACGAGCGCGACGACGAGGACAGCCTGTCGCAGCGCTCCACGGTGACGGACGAGTCGGAGATGTTCGACATGACGCGGGGGAACCTGGGCCTGCTGGAGCAGGCCATCGCCCTGAAGGCGGAGCAGGTGAAGCCCGCCGGGCCCAGAGAGCTGCTCCACGGCCCCGACATCCACCACCAGCGCTACTTCACCATGGAGGACCGGCCCAAGCACCTGGACGTCCTCCGCAAGAGCTACTTCGGCAAAG aGAGCAGCCGGCCTGAGAAGAGGGAGAGCAAGTGTCCCACCCCGGGCTGCGATGGGACAGGTCACGTGACCGGTCTTTACCCCCACCACCGCAGCCTGTCAGGCTGTCCGCACAAGGACAGGATCCCCCCGGAGA TTCTGGCCATGCATGAGAATGTGCTGAAGTGTCCGACACCTGGCTGCACCGGTCAGGGCCACGTTAACAGCAACCGTAACACACACCGCAG CCTTTCCGGATGCCCCATCGCTGCTGCCGAGAAGCTGTCCAAGGGCCACGACAAGCCGCACGTCCCTCAGCCGGGCGGCGAGCTCCTGAAAGGAAGCCCCAACGACAGAGTGTTGAG GCCCATGTGctttgtgaagcagctggaggtgccCCCGTACGGCAGCTACCGGCCCAACATGGCGCCCGCCACGCCCCGCGCCAACCTGgccaaggagctggagaagtacTCCAAGGTGTCCTTCGATTACGCAAGCTTCGATGCTCAAGTGTTTGGAAAGCGCATGCTTGCACCAAAGATGCCCACCAGCGAAACCTCACCCAAAGCCTTCAAGA CTAAGCCCTCGTTCCCCAAGTCGTCCTCGCCCAGCCTGAGTCTCCACGGTTACGGCAAGAGCTCCGCCCTGGCCTACGACTACTCCCACGACGCCGAGGCCGCGCACATGGCCGCCACCGCCATCCTCAACCTGTCCACGCGCTGCTGGGAGAAGCCGGAGAACCTCAGCACCAAACCCCAAAACAAG GAGACCGACATCGAGGTGGACGAGAACGGTACCTTGGACCTGAGCATGAAGAAGCCCATCAAGCGAGAGGGCAGCCTGTCTGGCGCCAGCCCTGGGGTTCGGTCCCCAgacccttcctcctcctcctcctcctcctcgctccatcACGGCGGGAACAGCGGCATGACGTCGCCGAACCTGCAAACCTATAagcaggaggagtgggagggtCCTCTGGATTACACCAAACCCAGCCGCCAAAGggaggaggacatggaggag GTGGAACACACCGCCCAGTCCTTCGTGTCGTCCGACGCCGAGGACTGTGACATGATGCAGGACTGCCTGGAGGACAGGAAGTACCCAGGAGAGGTCACGACCCCCAACTTCAAGGTCAAGTTCCAGCCCAAGGACAGCAAGAAAGAGCTGCTCTC TGTGTCGCTCTCCCTCCCCAGGTGTCCTACACCTGGCTGCGACGGCAGCGGCCACATCACTGGGAACTACGCGTCCCATCGCAG TCTGTCTGGGTGTCCTCTCGCTGATAAGAGCCTTCGGTCCCTCATGGCGGCCCACACCCCTGAACTCAA ATGCCCCACTCCAGGATGTGACGGCTCCGGCCACATCACAGGAAACTACGCCTCCCACAGAAG tctctCTGGGTGCCCGCGTGCCAAGAAAAGTGGAATTAAAACTCCTACCAAGGACAACCAGGAGGACTCCGAGCTTTTAAA ATGCCCGGTGCCGGGCTGCGACAGCCTGGGCCACATCAGTGGGAAGTACGCCACTCACCGCAGCGCCTATGGGTGTCCGCTGGCAGCCCGCAGACAGAAGGAGGGGCTGCTGAACGGGACGCCGTTCAACTGGAAAGCCTTTAAGACCGAGGGTCCCACCTGCCCCACGCCGGGCTGCGACGGCTCCGGACACGCCAACGGAAGCTTCCTCACACACCGCAG CCTGTCAGGGTGCCCCAGAGCCTTACACGCCAAGAAGAAGGCCAAGTTCCCCTCAGAGGACTACCTGGGCACCAAGTTCAGAGCGGGCGATG TTCTGGACAGCGATGAGGACATCAAGCAGCTCAACAAAGAGATCAACGACCTCAACGAATCCAACAACGAGATGGAGGCCGACATGGTCAACCTGCAGACTCAG ATCTCCTCCATGGAGAAGAACCTGAAGAGCATCGAGCACGAGAACAAGATGATCGAGGAGCAGAACGAGGCCCTGTTCATGGAGCTGTCCGGTCTGAGCCGAGCGCTGATCCGCAGCTTGGCCAACATCCGCCTGCCGCACATG GAGCCGATCACCGAGCAGAACTTCGACAGCTACGTGAGCACCCTGACCGACATGTACACCAACAAGGACTGCTTCCAGAGCCCCGAGAATAAGGCTCTGCTGGAGAGCATCAACAAAGCTGTGAAGGGCATCAAAGTCTGA
- the myt1b gene encoding myelin transcription factor 1 isoform X1: MHVDVYADRGRFVVVEYYAIVQLMPACGCDAWWRNRSTWEISATPHLCSPQSASNELQPTKSRPVGMNRRILHLKVNGSSIAVLRGCDCEQAMKDCEFPEKENEFRGELVNQRWTRGERTSSRCQASQRLQSRRPIMMSVEGEDKRTRTRSKGIRVPIELVGQELSCPTPGCNGSGHISGRYSRHRSVLGCPIARKRRLEEAEAEQEAERPLSKRKSHPLKLALDEGFSTESDASSEADGEGERDGEKAGETKEQEKEETEGAEDASVEATEDLTQNGHTNGQEVETHSQQEAEEEEDTYQKKENAFAAHEEEECVIVEPEPGAAPPAPEECQSPFQSAEDVANSLLHLGRVSDNNATTVAIQQSVAMETGEDVTVAAEGGEEVKDEQEGDVNVGEEEEEEEEEEEEAVHRVQGPAESSALHKDVSEEEEEEEGERKDTDKHMSQVNHQYVIKDDHHDQIKDEEEEAEEEEEEEEMVALAQQRQDTSVAEEEDDENDGKDRVGSASDVPSAVRTITSTAAAQGTHIKTEDHRASPLEDYNSHRASPLDKCDSQKPSPLQNYKTSPPLSYSSRRASPLHDYFPIARSESYKIHRALSLASSEIIEVRSDRSEERDFDDLDGDDERDDEDSLSQRSTVTDESEMFDMTRGNLGLLEQAIALKAEQVKPAGPRELLHGPDIHHQRYFTMEDRPKHLDVLRKSYFGKESSRPEKRESKCPTPGCDGTGHVTGLYPHHRSLSGCPHKDRIPPEILAMHENVLKCPTPGCTGQGHVNSNRNTHRSLSGCPIAAAEKLSKGHDKPHVPQPGGELLKGSPNDRVLRPMCFVKQLEVPPYGSYRPNMAPATPRANLAKELEKYSKVSFDYASFDAQVFGKRMLAPKMPTSETSPKAFKTKPSFPKSSSPSLSLHGYGKSSALAYDYSHDAEAAHMAATAILNLSTRCWEKPENLSTKPQNKETDIEVDENGTLDLSMKKPIKREGSLSGASPGVRSPDPSSSSSSSSLHHGGNSGMTSPNLQTYKQEEWEGPLDYTKPSRQREEDMEEVEHTAQSFVSSDAEDCDMMQDCLEDRKYPGEVTTPNFKVKFQPKDSKKELLSVSLSLPRCPTPGCDGSGHITGNYASHRSLSGCPLADKSLRSLMAAHTPELKCPTPGCDGSGHITGNYASHRSLSGCPRAKKSGIKTPTKDNQEDSELLKCPVPGCDSLGHISGKYATHRSAYGCPLAARRQKEGLLNGTPFNWKAFKTEGPTCPTPGCDGSGHANGSFLTHRSLSGCPRALHAKKKAKFPSEDYLGTKFRAGDVLDSDEDIKQLNKEINDLNESNNEMEADMVNLQTQISSMEKNLKSIEHENKMIEEQNEALFMELSGLSRALIRSLANIRLPHMQEPITEQNFDSYVSTLTDMYTNKDCFQSPENKALLESINKAVKGIKV, from the exons AAAATGAGTTCCGGGGCGAGCTGGTGAACCAGCGGTGGACACGAGGTGAGAGGACCAGCAGCCGCTGTCAGGCCTCCCAGAGACTGCAGAGCCGTCGACCAATCATG ATGAGTGTAGAGGGCGAAGACAAGCGGACTCGCACGCGGTCCAAGGGAATCAGAG TTCCTATTGAGCTCGTAGGACAAGAGCTGAG CTGCCCCACCCCTGGATGCAATGGCTCTGGCCATATCAGTGGGAGATACTCACGACACAGAAG CGTTCTGGGTTGCCCCATAGCCAGAAAGCGCCgtctggaggaggcggaggccgaGCAGGAAGCGGAGCGGCCGCTCTCCAAGAGGAAGTCCCATCCGCTGAAGCTGGCCTTGGACGAGGGCTTCAGCACCGAGAGCGACGCCAGCAGCGAGGCCGACggcgagggggagagagacggagagaaagcaggagagaccaaggagcaggagaaggaggagacggagggcgCCGAGGACGCCAGCGTGGAGGCGACAGAGGACCTGACGCAGAACGGACACACGAacggacaggaagtggagacacacagtcaacaggaggctgaggaggaggaggacacataTCAGAAAAAGGAGAACGCCTTCGCCGCTCATGAAG AGGAGGAATGTGTGATCGTGGAGCCGGAGCCCGGAGCAGCGCCACCTGCGCCCGAGGAGTGTCAGTCTCCCTTTCAGAGCGCCGAAGACGTGGCcaactctctcctccacctcggcCGGGTCTCTGACAACAATGCTACAACTGTGGCCATCCAGCAGTCTGTTGCTATGGAGACTGGGGAGGATGTCACTGTGGCAGCCGAAGGGGGTGAAGAAGTAAAGGACGAGCAGGAGGGGGACGTGAATgtgggggaagaggaggaggaggaggaggaggaggaggaggaggcagttcACAGAGTTCAAGGACCGGCGGAGTCATCTGCTCTGCATAAGGATGTgtctgaagaggaagaggaagaggaaggggagcgcaaagacacagacaagcaCATGAGCCAGGTGAACCACCAGTATGTGATCAAAGACGACCACCATGATCAGAtcaaagatgaagaggaggaggcggaggaggaggaggaggaggaggaaatggtaGCGCTAGCACAGCAGAGGCAGGACACTTCAGTAGcggaagaggaggatgacgaaAACGATGGGAAAGACCGCGTTGGGTCGGCTTCTGATGTGCCAAGTGCCGTCCGCACCATCACCAGCACCGCAGCAGCTCAGGGAACACACATCAAGACCGAAGACCACAGGGCCAGTCCTCTGGAGGACTACAACTCACACAGGGCAAGTCCCCTTGACAAGTGTGACTCTCAGAAGCCCAGTCCACTGCAGAACTACAAGACCAGCCCTCCTTTAAGCTACAGCTCCCGCCGGGCCAGTCCGCTCCACGACTACTTCCCCATCGCCAGGAGCGAGAGCTATAAGATCCACAGAGCCTTGTCCCTGGCCTCGTCCGAGATCATCGAGGTCCGGTCGGACAGGTCGGAGGAGCGAGACTTCGACGACCTGGACGGGGACGACGAGCGCGACGACGAGGACAGCCTGTCGCAGCGCTCCACGGTGACGGACGAGTCGGAGATGTTCGACATGACGCGGGGGAACCTGGGCCTGCTGGAGCAGGCCATCGCCCTGAAGGCGGAGCAGGTGAAGCCCGCCGGGCCCAGAGAGCTGCTCCACGGCCCCGACATCCACCACCAGCGCTACTTCACCATGGAGGACCGGCCCAAGCACCTGGACGTCCTCCGCAAGAGCTACTTCGGCAAAG aGAGCAGCCGGCCTGAGAAGAGGGAGAGCAAGTGTCCCACCCCGGGCTGCGATGGGACAGGTCACGTGACCGGTCTTTACCCCCACCACCGCAGCCTGTCAGGCTGTCCGCACAAGGACAGGATCCCCCCGGAGA TTCTGGCCATGCATGAGAATGTGCTGAAGTGTCCGACACCTGGCTGCACCGGTCAGGGCCACGTTAACAGCAACCGTAACACACACCGCAG CCTTTCCGGATGCCCCATCGCTGCTGCCGAGAAGCTGTCCAAGGGCCACGACAAGCCGCACGTCCCTCAGCCGGGCGGCGAGCTCCTGAAAGGAAGCCCCAACGACAGAGTGTTGAG GCCCATGTGctttgtgaagcagctggaggtgccCCCGTACGGCAGCTACCGGCCCAACATGGCGCCCGCCACGCCCCGCGCCAACCTGgccaaggagctggagaagtacTCCAAGGTGTCCTTCGATTACGCAAGCTTCGATGCTCAAGTGTTTGGAAAGCGCATGCTTGCACCAAAGATGCCCACCAGCGAAACCTCACCCAAAGCCTTCAAGA CTAAGCCCTCGTTCCCCAAGTCGTCCTCGCCCAGCCTGAGTCTCCACGGTTACGGCAAGAGCTCCGCCCTGGCCTACGACTACTCCCACGACGCCGAGGCCGCGCACATGGCCGCCACCGCCATCCTCAACCTGTCCACGCGCTGCTGGGAGAAGCCGGAGAACCTCAGCACCAAACCCCAAAACAAG GAGACCGACATCGAGGTGGACGAGAACGGTACCTTGGACCTGAGCATGAAGAAGCCCATCAAGCGAGAGGGCAGCCTGTCTGGCGCCAGCCCTGGGGTTCGGTCCCCAgacccttcctcctcctcctcctcctcctcgctccatcACGGCGGGAACAGCGGCATGACGTCGCCGAACCTGCAAACCTATAagcaggaggagtgggagggtCCTCTGGATTACACCAAACCCAGCCGCCAAAGggaggaggacatggaggag GTGGAACACACCGCCCAGTCCTTCGTGTCGTCCGACGCCGAGGACTGTGACATGATGCAGGACTGCCTGGAGGACAGGAAGTACCCAGGAGAGGTCACGACCCCCAACTTCAAGGTCAAGTTCCAGCCCAAGGACAGCAAGAAAGAGCTGCTCTC TGTGTCGCTCTCCCTCCCCAGGTGTCCTACACCTGGCTGCGACGGCAGCGGCCACATCACTGGGAACTACGCGTCCCATCGCAG TCTGTCTGGGTGTCCTCTCGCTGATAAGAGCCTTCGGTCCCTCATGGCGGCCCACACCCCTGAACTCAA ATGCCCCACTCCAGGATGTGACGGCTCCGGCCACATCACAGGAAACTACGCCTCCCACAGAAG tctctCTGGGTGCCCGCGTGCCAAGAAAAGTGGAATTAAAACTCCTACCAAGGACAACCAGGAGGACTCCGAGCTTTTAAA ATGCCCGGTGCCGGGCTGCGACAGCCTGGGCCACATCAGTGGGAAGTACGCCACTCACCGCAGCGCCTATGGGTGTCCGCTGGCAGCCCGCAGACAGAAGGAGGGGCTGCTGAACGGGACGCCGTTCAACTGGAAAGCCTTTAAGACCGAGGGTCCCACCTGCCCCACGCCGGGCTGCGACGGCTCCGGACACGCCAACGGAAGCTTCCTCACACACCGCAG CCTGTCAGGGTGCCCCAGAGCCTTACACGCCAAGAAGAAGGCCAAGTTCCCCTCAGAGGACTACCTGGGCACCAAGTTCAGAGCGGGCGATG TTCTGGACAGCGATGAGGACATCAAGCAGCTCAACAAAGAGATCAACGACCTCAACGAATCCAACAACGAGATGGAGGCCGACATGGTCAACCTGCAGACTCAG ATCTCCTCCATGGAGAAGAACCTGAAGAGCATCGAGCACGAGAACAAGATGATCGAGGAGCAGAACGAGGCCCTGTTCATGGAGCTGTCCGGTCTGAGCCGAGCGCTGATCCGCAGCTTGGCCAACATCCGCCTGCCGCACATG CAGGAGCCGATCACCGAGCAGAACTTCGACAGCTACGTGAGCACCCTGACCGACATGTACACCAACAAGGACTGCTTCCAGAGCCCCGAGAATAAGGCTCTGCTGGAGAGCATCAACAAAGCTGTGAAGGGCATCAAAGTCTGA